A DNA window from Doryrhamphus excisus isolate RoL2022-K1 chromosome 2, RoL_Dexc_1.0, whole genome shotgun sequence contains the following coding sequences:
- the LOC131120061 gene encoding formin-binding protein 1 isoform X5: MVHDRMGSCQSYTQDQFDNLERHTQWGIEFLERYTKFVKERSEIEANYAKQIRNLSKKYQPKKNSREEEESKYTFCRAFLTTLNELNDYAGQHEVIAENLTSQIITELSRYLQELKTERKSHFHDGRKAQQHIESSWKQLESCKRKFERDCKEADKAQQYFERMDADINVTKADVEKARQQAQVRHQMASDSKSDYSSYLQKFNQEQNEHYYTVIPNIFQKLQDMEEKRIERIGVCMKTFADVDRQVLPIVGKCLDGMTTAAESIEPKSDSKEVVESYKSGFEPPGDVEFEDYGQAMKRTVSDTSLTNSREVKERPSGKSKGKLWPFIKNKNKLMSLLTSPRQPPPAPPASSPPSPSAVPNDSQSPKQQKEPLSHRLNDFMASKPKMHCLRSLRRGLSLKLITLNSHVRNLIEGSGPEDFSHLPPEQRRKKLQAKLDDLNKDIQKEMDQRDALTKMKDVYVKNPQMGDPTSVDPRLAEIGQNIEKLQFDVQKFEGWLAEVEEKMPSKSDTNRRSTLYENQNSTAVNSNCAQDRERPSSSPDGSYTEEQNSETHVKANANPNPNPNPTSTTPEFDDEFDDEESLPTIGTCKALYPFDGHNEGTISVAEGELLYVIEEDKGDGWTRVRRNEDEEGYVPTSYVEVFLGTNAKGAMTYI; the protein is encoded by the exons ATGGTACATGACAGGATGGGGAGCTGCCAGAGCTACACCCAG GATCAATTTGACAACTTGGAGAGGCATACGCAGTGGGGGATCGAGTTTCTGGAGCGGTACACCAAATTTGTCAAGGAGAGGTCAGAGATAGAAGCCAACTATGCAAAGCAAATTAG GAATTTATCAAAGAAGTACCAACCCAAGAAGAACTCACGAGAAGAGGAAGAAAGCAA ATACACATTCTGTCGAGCCTTCCTGACCACGCTCAACGAACTCAACGACTATGCAGGGCAACACGAGGTGATTGCCGAGAACTTAACGTCACAGATCATCACTGAGCTTTCGCGCTACCTGCAGGAGCTCAAGACTGAGAGGAAATCG CACTTTCACGATGGCCGCAAAGCACAGCAGCACATCGAGAGCTCGTGGAAACAGCTGGAGTCG TGCAAAAGGAAGTTTGAGCGTGATTGCAAAGAGGCAGACAAAGCACAGCAGTACTTTGAGAGGATGGACGCCGACATCAACGTGACTAAGGCTGATGTGGAAAAG gCGCGACAGCAAGCTCAGGTCAGGCACCAGATGGCGTCGGACAGCAAGAGCGATTACTCGTCCTACCTACAAAAGTTCAACCAGGAGCAGAATGAACATTACTACACGGTCATCCCCAACATCTTCCAG AAACTTCAAGACATGGAGGAGAAGAGAATCGAGAGGATAGGAGTGTGCATGAAGACGTTTGCCGACGTGGACCGCCAGGTGCTGCCAATCGTGGGGAAATGTTTAGACGGCATGACGACGGCCGCCGAGTCCATCGAGCCAAAATCC GACTCCAAAGAGGTGGTGGAGTCTTACAAGTCTGGCTTCGAGCCCCCGGGAGACGTGGAATTCGAAGACTACGGGCAGGCCATGAAGAGGACGGTGTCAGACACAAGCCTGACCAACTCGCGGGAGGTCAAGGAGAGGCCGTCAGGCAAAAGCAAGGGCAAACTGTGGCCTTTCATCAAGAACAAAAACAAG CTTATGTCCCTGTTAACGTCCCCACGCCAGCCCCCACCTGCTCCCCCAGCCTCATCCCCACCCTCACCCTCTGCTGTTCCCAACGACTCCCAGTCTCCCAAGCAGCAAAAGGAGCCCCTCTCCCACCGCCTCAACGACTTCATGGCGTCCAAACCCAAAATGCACTGCCTCCGGAGCCTGAGGCGAGGG CTTTCTCTCAAGCTG ATCACACTCAATTCCCACGTCCGGAATCTCATTGAG GGTTCAGGACCGGAGGACTTCAGCCACCTTCCACCAGaacagaggaggaagaagctgCAGGCCAAGCTGGACGACCTCAACAAAGACATCCAAAAGGAGATGGACCAGAG GGACGCGCTGACAAAGATGAAAGATGTCTATGTGAAGAACCCTCAGATGGGAGACCCGACTAGCGTGGACCCTCGGCTAGCAGAAATCGGGCAGAACATTGAGAAGCTCCAGTTTGACGTGCAGAAATTTGAG GGCTGGCTAGCTGAGGTGGAGGAGAAGATGCCGTCCAAGAGCGACACGAACCGGAGAAGCACACTCTACGAGAACCAGAACAGCACGGCCGTGAACAGCAACTGTGCCCAAGACAGGGAGAGG CCCTCGAGCAGCCCGGACGGCAGCTACACGGAGGAGCAGAACTCTGAGACGCACGTCAAAGCCAAcgccaaccccaaccccaaccctaaccccacgTCCACCACGCCAGAGTTTGATGATGAGTTTGACGACGAGGAGTCGCTGCCCACCATCGGCACCTGCAAAGCCTTGTATCCATTTGACG GCCACAACGAGGGCACTATCTCAGTGGCGGAGGGCGAGCTGTTATACGTCATCGAGGAGGACAAAGGCGACGGCTGGACGCGAGTGCGCAGAAACGAGGATGAGGAGGGATACGTCCCCACGTCCTACGTTGAGGTCTTTTTGGGAACAAACGCCAAAGGTGCTATGACATACATTTAA
- the LOC131120061 gene encoding formin-binding protein 1 homolog isoform X13: MRSLTNLDLDILRGKRDKMVPLQKRDQFDNLERHTQWGIEFLERYTKFVKERSEIEANYAKQIRNLSKKYQPKKNSREEEESKYTFCRAFLTTLNELNDYAGQHEVIAENLTSQIITELSRYLQELKTERKSHFHDGRKAQQHIESSWKQLESCKRKFERDCKEADKAQQYFERMDADINVTKADVEKARQQAQVRHQMASDSKSDYSSYLQKFNQEQNEHYYTVIPNIFQKLQDMEEKRIERIGVCMKTFADVDRQVLPIVGKCLDGMTTAAESIEPKSDSKEVVESYKSGFEPPGDVEFEDYGQAMKRTVSDTSLTNSREVKERPSGKSKGKLWPFIKNKNKLSLKLGSGPEDFSHLPPEQRRKKLQAKLDDLNKDIQKEMDQRDALTKMKDVYVKNPQMGDPTSVDPRLAEIGQNIEKLQFDVQKFEGWLAEVEEKMPSKSDTNRRSTLYENQNSTAVNSNCAQDRESPDGSYTEEQNSETHVKANANPNPNPNPTSTTPEFDDEFDDEESLPTIGTCKALYPFDGHNEGTISVAEGELLYVIEEDKGDGWTRVRRNEDEEGYVPTSYVEVFLGTNAKGAMTYI; the protein is encoded by the exons ATGAGGTCTCTGACTAACCTGGATTTGGATATTCTCAGAGGCAAGCGGGATAAAATGGTGCCCCTGCAGAAAAGG GATCAATTTGACAACTTGGAGAGGCATACGCAGTGGGGGATCGAGTTTCTGGAGCGGTACACCAAATTTGTCAAGGAGAGGTCAGAGATAGAAGCCAACTATGCAAAGCAAATTAG GAATTTATCAAAGAAGTACCAACCCAAGAAGAACTCACGAGAAGAGGAAGAAAGCAA ATACACATTCTGTCGAGCCTTCCTGACCACGCTCAACGAACTCAACGACTATGCAGGGCAACACGAGGTGATTGCCGAGAACTTAACGTCACAGATCATCACTGAGCTTTCGCGCTACCTGCAGGAGCTCAAGACTGAGAGGAAATCG CACTTTCACGATGGCCGCAAAGCACAGCAGCACATCGAGAGCTCGTGGAAACAGCTGGAGTCG TGCAAAAGGAAGTTTGAGCGTGATTGCAAAGAGGCAGACAAAGCACAGCAGTACTTTGAGAGGATGGACGCCGACATCAACGTGACTAAGGCTGATGTGGAAAAG gCGCGACAGCAAGCTCAGGTCAGGCACCAGATGGCGTCGGACAGCAAGAGCGATTACTCGTCCTACCTACAAAAGTTCAACCAGGAGCAGAATGAACATTACTACACGGTCATCCCCAACATCTTCCAG AAACTTCAAGACATGGAGGAGAAGAGAATCGAGAGGATAGGAGTGTGCATGAAGACGTTTGCCGACGTGGACCGCCAGGTGCTGCCAATCGTGGGGAAATGTTTAGACGGCATGACGACGGCCGCCGAGTCCATCGAGCCAAAATCC GACTCCAAAGAGGTGGTGGAGTCTTACAAGTCTGGCTTCGAGCCCCCGGGAGACGTGGAATTCGAAGACTACGGGCAGGCCATGAAGAGGACGGTGTCAGACACAAGCCTGACCAACTCGCGGGAGGTCAAGGAGAGGCCGTCAGGCAAAAGCAAGGGCAAACTGTGGCCTTTCATCAAGAACAAAAACAAG CTTTCTCTCAAGCTG GGTTCAGGACCGGAGGACTTCAGCCACCTTCCACCAGaacagaggaggaagaagctgCAGGCCAAGCTGGACGACCTCAACAAAGACATCCAAAAGGAGATGGACCAGAG GGACGCGCTGACAAAGATGAAAGATGTCTATGTGAAGAACCCTCAGATGGGAGACCCGACTAGCGTGGACCCTCGGCTAGCAGAAATCGGGCAGAACATTGAGAAGCTCCAGTTTGACGTGCAGAAATTTGAG GGCTGGCTAGCTGAGGTGGAGGAGAAGATGCCGTCCAAGAGCGACACGAACCGGAGAAGCACACTCTACGAGAACCAGAACAGCACGGCCGTGAACAGCAACTGTGCCCAAGACAGGGAGAG CCCGGACGGCAGCTACACGGAGGAGCAGAACTCTGAGACGCACGTCAAAGCCAAcgccaaccccaaccccaaccctaaccccacgTCCACCACGCCAGAGTTTGATGATGAGTTTGACGACGAGGAGTCGCTGCCCACCATCGGCACCTGCAAAGCCTTGTATCCATTTGACG GCCACAACGAGGGCACTATCTCAGTGGCGGAGGGCGAGCTGTTATACGTCATCGAGGAGGACAAAGGCGACGGCTGGACGCGAGTGCGCAGAAACGAGGATGAGGAGGGATACGTCCCCACGTCCTACGTTGAGGTCTTTTTGGGAACAAACGCCAAAGGTGCTATGACATACATTTAA
- the LOC131120061 gene encoding formin-binding protein 1 homolog isoform X8, whose product MRSLTNLDLDILRGKRDKMVPLQKRDQFDNLERHTQWGIEFLERYTKFVKERSEIEANYAKQIRNLSKKYQPKKNSREEEESKYTFCRAFLTTLNELNDYAGQHEVIAENLTSQIITELSRYLQELKTERKSHFHDGRKAQQHIESSWKQLESCKRKFERDCKEADKAQQYFERMDADINVTKADVEKARQQAQVRHQMASDSKSDYSSYLQKFNQEQNEHYYTVIPNIFQKLQDMEEKRIERIGVCMKTFADVDRQVLPIVGKCLDGMTTAAESIEPKSDSKEVVESYKSGFEPPGDVEFEDYGQAMKRTVSDTSLTNSREVKERPSGKSKGKLWPFIKNKNKLMSLLTSPRQPPPAPPASSPPSPSAVPNDSQSPKQQKEPLSHRLNDFMASKPKMHCLRSLRRGGSGPEDFSHLPPEQRRKKLQAKLDDLNKDIQKEMDQRDALTKMKDVYVKNPQMGDPTSVDPRLAEIGQNIEKLQFDVQKFEGWLAEVEEKMPSKSDTNRRSTLYENQNSTAVNSNCAQDRERPSSSPDGSYTEEQNSETHVKANANPNPNPNPTSTTPEFDDEFDDEESLPTIGTCKALYPFDGHNEGTISVAEGELLYVIEEDKGDGWTRVRRNEDEEGYVPTSYVEVFLGTNAKGAMTYI is encoded by the exons ATGAGGTCTCTGACTAACCTGGATTTGGATATTCTCAGAGGCAAGCGGGATAAAATGGTGCCCCTGCAGAAAAGG GATCAATTTGACAACTTGGAGAGGCATACGCAGTGGGGGATCGAGTTTCTGGAGCGGTACACCAAATTTGTCAAGGAGAGGTCAGAGATAGAAGCCAACTATGCAAAGCAAATTAG GAATTTATCAAAGAAGTACCAACCCAAGAAGAACTCACGAGAAGAGGAAGAAAGCAA ATACACATTCTGTCGAGCCTTCCTGACCACGCTCAACGAACTCAACGACTATGCAGGGCAACACGAGGTGATTGCCGAGAACTTAACGTCACAGATCATCACTGAGCTTTCGCGCTACCTGCAGGAGCTCAAGACTGAGAGGAAATCG CACTTTCACGATGGCCGCAAAGCACAGCAGCACATCGAGAGCTCGTGGAAACAGCTGGAGTCG TGCAAAAGGAAGTTTGAGCGTGATTGCAAAGAGGCAGACAAAGCACAGCAGTACTTTGAGAGGATGGACGCCGACATCAACGTGACTAAGGCTGATGTGGAAAAG gCGCGACAGCAAGCTCAGGTCAGGCACCAGATGGCGTCGGACAGCAAGAGCGATTACTCGTCCTACCTACAAAAGTTCAACCAGGAGCAGAATGAACATTACTACACGGTCATCCCCAACATCTTCCAG AAACTTCAAGACATGGAGGAGAAGAGAATCGAGAGGATAGGAGTGTGCATGAAGACGTTTGCCGACGTGGACCGCCAGGTGCTGCCAATCGTGGGGAAATGTTTAGACGGCATGACGACGGCCGCCGAGTCCATCGAGCCAAAATCC GACTCCAAAGAGGTGGTGGAGTCTTACAAGTCTGGCTTCGAGCCCCCGGGAGACGTGGAATTCGAAGACTACGGGCAGGCCATGAAGAGGACGGTGTCAGACACAAGCCTGACCAACTCGCGGGAGGTCAAGGAGAGGCCGTCAGGCAAAAGCAAGGGCAAACTGTGGCCTTTCATCAAGAACAAAAACAAG CTTATGTCCCTGTTAACGTCCCCACGCCAGCCCCCACCTGCTCCCCCAGCCTCATCCCCACCCTCACCCTCTGCTGTTCCCAACGACTCCCAGTCTCCCAAGCAGCAAAAGGAGCCCCTCTCCCACCGCCTCAACGACTTCATGGCGTCCAAACCCAAAATGCACTGCCTCCGGAGCCTGAGGCGAGGG GGTTCAGGACCGGAGGACTTCAGCCACCTTCCACCAGaacagaggaggaagaagctgCAGGCCAAGCTGGACGACCTCAACAAAGACATCCAAAAGGAGATGGACCAGAG GGACGCGCTGACAAAGATGAAAGATGTCTATGTGAAGAACCCTCAGATGGGAGACCCGACTAGCGTGGACCCTCGGCTAGCAGAAATCGGGCAGAACATTGAGAAGCTCCAGTTTGACGTGCAGAAATTTGAG GGCTGGCTAGCTGAGGTGGAGGAGAAGATGCCGTCCAAGAGCGACACGAACCGGAGAAGCACACTCTACGAGAACCAGAACAGCACGGCCGTGAACAGCAACTGTGCCCAAGACAGGGAGAGG CCCTCGAGCAGCCCGGACGGCAGCTACACGGAGGAGCAGAACTCTGAGACGCACGTCAAAGCCAAcgccaaccccaaccccaaccctaaccccacgTCCACCACGCCAGAGTTTGATGATGAGTTTGACGACGAGGAGTCGCTGCCCACCATCGGCACCTGCAAAGCCTTGTATCCATTTGACG GCCACAACGAGGGCACTATCTCAGTGGCGGAGGGCGAGCTGTTATACGTCATCGAGGAGGACAAAGGCGACGGCTGGACGCGAGTGCGCAGAAACGAGGATGAGGAGGGATACGTCCCCACGTCCTACGTTGAGGTCTTTTTGGGAACAAACGCCAAAGGTGCTATGACATACATTTAA
- the LOC131120061 gene encoding formin-binding protein 1 homolog isoform X15: MRSLTNLDLDILRGKRDKMVPLQKRDQFDNLERHTQWGIEFLERYTKFVKERSEIEANYAKQIRNLSKKYQPKKNSREEEESKYTFCRAFLTTLNELNDYAGQHEVIAENLTSQIITELSRYLQELKTERKSHFHDGRKAQQHIESSWKQLESCKRKFERDCKEADKAQQYFERMDADINVTKADVEKARQQAQVRHQMASDSKSDYSSYLQKFNQEQNEHYYTVIPNIFQKLQDMEEKRIERIGVCMKTFADVDRQVLPIVGKCLDGMTTAAESIEPKSDSKEVVESYKSGFEPPGDVEFEDYGQAMKRTVSDTSLTNSREVKERPSGKSKGKLWPFIKNKNKGSGPEDFSHLPPEQRRKKLQAKLDDLNKDIQKEMDQRDALTKMKDVYVKNPQMGDPTSVDPRLAEIGQNIEKLQFDVQKFEGWLAEVEEKMPSKSDTNRRSTLYENQNSTAVNSNCAQDRESPDGSYTEEQNSETHVKANANPNPNPNPTSTTPEFDDEFDDEESLPTIGTCKALYPFDGHNEGTISVAEGELLYVIEEDKGDGWTRVRRNEDEEGYVPTSYVEVFLGTNAKGAMTYI, from the exons ATGAGGTCTCTGACTAACCTGGATTTGGATATTCTCAGAGGCAAGCGGGATAAAATGGTGCCCCTGCAGAAAAGG GATCAATTTGACAACTTGGAGAGGCATACGCAGTGGGGGATCGAGTTTCTGGAGCGGTACACCAAATTTGTCAAGGAGAGGTCAGAGATAGAAGCCAACTATGCAAAGCAAATTAG GAATTTATCAAAGAAGTACCAACCCAAGAAGAACTCACGAGAAGAGGAAGAAAGCAA ATACACATTCTGTCGAGCCTTCCTGACCACGCTCAACGAACTCAACGACTATGCAGGGCAACACGAGGTGATTGCCGAGAACTTAACGTCACAGATCATCACTGAGCTTTCGCGCTACCTGCAGGAGCTCAAGACTGAGAGGAAATCG CACTTTCACGATGGCCGCAAAGCACAGCAGCACATCGAGAGCTCGTGGAAACAGCTGGAGTCG TGCAAAAGGAAGTTTGAGCGTGATTGCAAAGAGGCAGACAAAGCACAGCAGTACTTTGAGAGGATGGACGCCGACATCAACGTGACTAAGGCTGATGTGGAAAAG gCGCGACAGCAAGCTCAGGTCAGGCACCAGATGGCGTCGGACAGCAAGAGCGATTACTCGTCCTACCTACAAAAGTTCAACCAGGAGCAGAATGAACATTACTACACGGTCATCCCCAACATCTTCCAG AAACTTCAAGACATGGAGGAGAAGAGAATCGAGAGGATAGGAGTGTGCATGAAGACGTTTGCCGACGTGGACCGCCAGGTGCTGCCAATCGTGGGGAAATGTTTAGACGGCATGACGACGGCCGCCGAGTCCATCGAGCCAAAATCC GACTCCAAAGAGGTGGTGGAGTCTTACAAGTCTGGCTTCGAGCCCCCGGGAGACGTGGAATTCGAAGACTACGGGCAGGCCATGAAGAGGACGGTGTCAGACACAAGCCTGACCAACTCGCGGGAGGTCAAGGAGAGGCCGTCAGGCAAAAGCAAGGGCAAACTGTGGCCTTTCATCAAGAACAAAAACAAG GGTTCAGGACCGGAGGACTTCAGCCACCTTCCACCAGaacagaggaggaagaagctgCAGGCCAAGCTGGACGACCTCAACAAAGACATCCAAAAGGAGATGGACCAGAG GGACGCGCTGACAAAGATGAAAGATGTCTATGTGAAGAACCCTCAGATGGGAGACCCGACTAGCGTGGACCCTCGGCTAGCAGAAATCGGGCAGAACATTGAGAAGCTCCAGTTTGACGTGCAGAAATTTGAG GGCTGGCTAGCTGAGGTGGAGGAGAAGATGCCGTCCAAGAGCGACACGAACCGGAGAAGCACACTCTACGAGAACCAGAACAGCACGGCCGTGAACAGCAACTGTGCCCAAGACAGGGAGAG CCCGGACGGCAGCTACACGGAGGAGCAGAACTCTGAGACGCACGTCAAAGCCAAcgccaaccccaaccccaaccctaaccccacgTCCACCACGCCAGAGTTTGATGATGAGTTTGACGACGAGGAGTCGCTGCCCACCATCGGCACCTGCAAAGCCTTGTATCCATTTGACG GCCACAACGAGGGCACTATCTCAGTGGCGGAGGGCGAGCTGTTATACGTCATCGAGGAGGACAAAGGCGACGGCTGGACGCGAGTGCGCAGAAACGAGGATGAGGAGGGATACGTCCCCACGTCCTACGTTGAGGTCTTTTTGGGAACAAACGCCAAAGGTGCTATGACATACATTTAA
- the LOC131120061 gene encoding formin-binding protein 1 isoform X4, translated as MRSLTNLDLDILRGKRDKMVPLQKRDQFDNLERHTQWGIEFLERYTKFVKERSEIEANYAKQIRNLSKKYQPKKNSREEEESKYTFCRAFLTTLNELNDYAGQHEVIAENLTSQIITELSRYLQELKTERKSHFHDGRKAQQHIESSWKQLESCKRKFERDCKEADKAQQYFERMDADINVTKADVEKARQQAQVRHQMASDSKSDYSSYLQKFNQEQNEHYYTVIPNIFQKLQDMEEKRIERIGVCMKTFADVDRQVLPIVGKCLDGMTTAAESIEPKSDSKEVVESYKSGFEPPGDVEFEDYGQAMKRTVSDTSLTNSREVKERPSGKSKGKLWPFIKNKNKLMSLLTSPRQPPPAPPASSPPSPSAVPNDSQSPKQQKEPLSHRLNDFMASKPKMHCLRSLRRGITLNSHVRNLIEGSGPEDFSHLPPEQRRKKLQAKLDDLNKDIQKEMDQRDALTKMKDVYVKNPQMGDPTSVDPRLAEIGQNIEKLQFDVQKFEGWLAEVEEKMPSKSDTNRRSTLYENQNSTAVNSNCAQDRERPSSSPDGSYTEEQNSETHVKANANPNPNPNPTSTTPEFDDEFDDEESLPTIGTCKALYPFDGHNEGTISVAEGELLYVIEEDKGDGWTRVRRNEDEEGYVPTSYVEVFLGTNAKGAMTYI; from the exons ATGAGGTCTCTGACTAACCTGGATTTGGATATTCTCAGAGGCAAGCGGGATAAAATGGTGCCCCTGCAGAAAAGG GATCAATTTGACAACTTGGAGAGGCATACGCAGTGGGGGATCGAGTTTCTGGAGCGGTACACCAAATTTGTCAAGGAGAGGTCAGAGATAGAAGCCAACTATGCAAAGCAAATTAG GAATTTATCAAAGAAGTACCAACCCAAGAAGAACTCACGAGAAGAGGAAGAAAGCAA ATACACATTCTGTCGAGCCTTCCTGACCACGCTCAACGAACTCAACGACTATGCAGGGCAACACGAGGTGATTGCCGAGAACTTAACGTCACAGATCATCACTGAGCTTTCGCGCTACCTGCAGGAGCTCAAGACTGAGAGGAAATCG CACTTTCACGATGGCCGCAAAGCACAGCAGCACATCGAGAGCTCGTGGAAACAGCTGGAGTCG TGCAAAAGGAAGTTTGAGCGTGATTGCAAAGAGGCAGACAAAGCACAGCAGTACTTTGAGAGGATGGACGCCGACATCAACGTGACTAAGGCTGATGTGGAAAAG gCGCGACAGCAAGCTCAGGTCAGGCACCAGATGGCGTCGGACAGCAAGAGCGATTACTCGTCCTACCTACAAAAGTTCAACCAGGAGCAGAATGAACATTACTACACGGTCATCCCCAACATCTTCCAG AAACTTCAAGACATGGAGGAGAAGAGAATCGAGAGGATAGGAGTGTGCATGAAGACGTTTGCCGACGTGGACCGCCAGGTGCTGCCAATCGTGGGGAAATGTTTAGACGGCATGACGACGGCCGCCGAGTCCATCGAGCCAAAATCC GACTCCAAAGAGGTGGTGGAGTCTTACAAGTCTGGCTTCGAGCCCCCGGGAGACGTGGAATTCGAAGACTACGGGCAGGCCATGAAGAGGACGGTGTCAGACACAAGCCTGACCAACTCGCGGGAGGTCAAGGAGAGGCCGTCAGGCAAAAGCAAGGGCAAACTGTGGCCTTTCATCAAGAACAAAAACAAG CTTATGTCCCTGTTAACGTCCCCACGCCAGCCCCCACCTGCTCCCCCAGCCTCATCCCCACCCTCACCCTCTGCTGTTCCCAACGACTCCCAGTCTCCCAAGCAGCAAAAGGAGCCCCTCTCCCACCGCCTCAACGACTTCATGGCGTCCAAACCCAAAATGCACTGCCTCCGGAGCCTGAGGCGAGGG ATCACACTCAATTCCCACGTCCGGAATCTCATTGAG GGTTCAGGACCGGAGGACTTCAGCCACCTTCCACCAGaacagaggaggaagaagctgCAGGCCAAGCTGGACGACCTCAACAAAGACATCCAAAAGGAGATGGACCAGAG GGACGCGCTGACAAAGATGAAAGATGTCTATGTGAAGAACCCTCAGATGGGAGACCCGACTAGCGTGGACCCTCGGCTAGCAGAAATCGGGCAGAACATTGAGAAGCTCCAGTTTGACGTGCAGAAATTTGAG GGCTGGCTAGCTGAGGTGGAGGAGAAGATGCCGTCCAAGAGCGACACGAACCGGAGAAGCACACTCTACGAGAACCAGAACAGCACGGCCGTGAACAGCAACTGTGCCCAAGACAGGGAGAGG CCCTCGAGCAGCCCGGACGGCAGCTACACGGAGGAGCAGAACTCTGAGACGCACGTCAAAGCCAAcgccaaccccaaccccaaccctaaccccacgTCCACCACGCCAGAGTTTGATGATGAGTTTGACGACGAGGAGTCGCTGCCCACCATCGGCACCTGCAAAGCCTTGTATCCATTTGACG GCCACAACGAGGGCACTATCTCAGTGGCGGAGGGCGAGCTGTTATACGTCATCGAGGAGGACAAAGGCGACGGCTGGACGCGAGTGCGCAGAAACGAGGATGAGGAGGGATACGTCCCCACGTCCTACGTTGAGGTCTTTTTGGGAACAAACGCCAAAGGTGCTATGACATACATTTAA